One genomic segment of Rhizorhabdus phycosphaerae includes these proteins:
- a CDS encoding MarR family winged helix-turn-helix transcriptional regulator has product MHTEPNRRISFLTHDIARRSRYWFDARARSRGITRPQWRVLISLAAAEGPTQSELAEMLDVERITLCRMVDRLAEAGLVERRADPADRRVWRIHLTDRAAPIVSELSDIASTLEERVLAPLTTTQRETLSELLSIVRDHIREEDERTANAPRPSPETPATAAAATAVPIID; this is encoded by the coding sequence ATGCATACAGAACCGAATCGGCGCATTTCGTTTCTGACGCACGACATCGCCCGGAGGTCGCGCTACTGGTTCGACGCGCGTGCCAGGTCGCGCGGGATCACCCGGCCGCAATGGCGGGTCCTGATCAGCCTGGCCGCTGCCGAAGGCCCCACCCAGAGCGAACTCGCGGAAATGCTCGACGTCGAGCGGATCACCCTGTGCCGCATGGTCGACCGGCTTGCCGAGGCCGGCCTGGTCGAACGCCGCGCAGATCCGGCCGACCGGCGGGTGTGGCGTATCCATCTGACCGACAGGGCTGCGCCGATCGTCAGCGAGTTGTCGGACATCGCCAGCACGCTGGAAGAGCGCGTGCTCGCTCCATTGACGACGACTCAGCGCGAGACACTCTCCGAATTGCTGTCGATCGTGCGCGACCATATTCGCGAGGAAGACGAACGGACGGCCAACGCACCCCGACCGTCTCCCGAAACGCCCGCCACCGCCGCTGCGGCCACCGCCGTCCCCATCATCGACTGA
- a CDS encoding UPF0262 family protein, with the protein MSDPRIIAIDLDEKTIIWRNADVEQERRVAIFDLLEENYFKPLRAYPQGYAGPYKVKLRVEEGRLAIDIQAQSDELLETLILGLGSFRRPIRDYFAICDSYFQAIRTSTAQQIETVDMARRGIHNEAAQLLKERLEGKIDVDFDTARRLFTLICVLHIRG; encoded by the coding sequence ATGTCCGATCCGCGCATCATCGCCATCGATCTCGACGAGAAAACGATCATCTGGCGCAACGCCGATGTGGAGCAGGAGCGGCGCGTCGCCATCTTCGACCTGCTCGAAGAGAATTACTTCAAGCCGCTGCGGGCCTATCCGCAGGGATATGCGGGCCCGTACAAGGTCAAGCTGCGCGTCGAGGAGGGCCGCCTGGCGATCGATATCCAGGCACAGAGCGACGAATTGCTGGAGACGCTGATCCTGGGCCTGGGCAGCTTCCGCCGGCCGATCCGCGACTATTTCGCTATCTGCGACAGCTATTTCCAGGCGATCCGGACCTCGACCGCGCAGCAGATCGAGACCGTGGACATGGCCCGGCGCGGCATCCACAACGAGGCCGCACAGCTTCTCAAGGAGCGGCTGGAAGGAAAGATCGACGTGGATTTCGATACGGCGCGGCGGTTGTTCACCCTCATCTGCGTGTTGCACATCCGTGGCTGA
- the cdd gene encoding cytidine deaminase: MREVAGRVLIEAARDAARHAHAPYSNFGVGAAVLLTDGSVVTGTNFENASYGLSLCAETVAIASASAQGRLRDIAAIGVVGGALAKDGTISGQGLVTPCGRCRQIINEAADLSGSDVDIYCASADGSAFRHFRASELLPHAFGPADLGIR, from the coding sequence ATGCGCGAGGTCGCGGGCCGTGTCCTGATCGAGGCAGCGCGCGACGCTGCACGCCATGCCCATGCGCCTTATTCCAACTTCGGCGTCGGTGCGGCGGTTCTCCTGACCGACGGATCGGTCGTCACGGGAACCAATTTCGAGAATGCGAGCTATGGCTTGTCGCTCTGCGCCGAGACGGTCGCGATCGCGAGCGCCAGCGCCCAGGGAAGGCTGCGCGACATCGCGGCGATCGGCGTCGTCGGCGGCGCGCTGGCCAAGGACGGAACGATCAGCGGCCAGGGCCTCGTCACGCCCTGCGGTCGTTGTCGCCAGATCATCAATGAGGCCGCGGATCTGTCGGGATCCGACGTGGACATTTACTGCGCATCGGCCGATGGAAGCGCCTTCCGCCATTTTCGGGCGTCGGAGCTGTTGCCGCACGCCTTCGGCCCCGCCGATCTCGGCATCAGGTAA
- the dcd gene encoding dCTP deaminase, producing MTIMSDKWIREQATKNGMIAPFVEAQRRDGCISYGLSSYGYDARVAPEFKIFTNVDSATVDPKNFAANSFVDRETDVCVIPPNSFALARTVEYFRVPRDVLVICLGKSTYARCGIIVNVTPLEPGWEGHVTLEFSNTTPLPAKIYANEGACQFLFLQGNEPCEISYADRLGKYMGQQGVTLPRL from the coding sequence ATGACGATCATGTCGGACAAGTGGATTCGCGAGCAGGCGACGAAGAACGGCATGATCGCGCCCTTCGTCGAGGCACAGCGCCGCGATGGCTGCATCAGCTACGGCCTGTCCTCCTACGGTTATGACGCCCGCGTGGCGCCCGAGTTCAAGATCTTCACCAATGTCGACTCGGCCACGGTCGACCCGAAGAATTTCGCGGCGAACAGCTTCGTCGATCGAGAGACCGACGTGTGCGTGATCCCGCCCAACAGCTTCGCCCTCGCACGCACGGTCGAATATTTCCGCGTGCCGCGCGATGTGCTCGTGATCTGTCTCGGCAAGTCGACCTATGCCCGCTGCGGGATCATCGTGAACGTCACGCCGCTGGAACCCGGCTGGGAGGGGCATGTGACGCTGGAATTCTCCAACACCACCCCGCTGCCCGCCAAGATCTACGCCAATGAGGGCGCGTGCCAGTTCCTGTTCCTACAGGGCAACGAGCCCTGCGAGATCAGCTATGCGGACCGGCTCGGCAAATATATGGGCCAGCAAGGCGTGACGCTGCCGCGCCTCTGA
- a CDS encoding ribonuclease R family protein codes for MPRQKTSGLPTRDQILDFIVKSETPAGKREIAKAFGLHGAAKIELKALLKDMADEGLIDSGRGRAFHKMGGIPKMTVLRITDVTDEGVPLAVPETWHGEHGPPPQLRVKETRGRKGPALGVGDRILARTEEAGRGWIAHPLKKLERGEALLLGVLHRDGDRLWLRPVDKREKRDTLVSDAGDAEPGDLVLAEKAGRPPRITARVTERLGDPFAPRSFSLVAIHKFGIPDAMPETVIEEAELVRRLRLGAEREDLRDLPIVAIDPADARDHDDAIWAMPDDDPANRGGFKAIVAIADVSFYVRPGSALDREAKKRGNSVYFPDRVVPMLPEALSAGICSLKAGEDRAAMVCHLVIKADGTLASWRFSRAVVRLAANIAYEDAQAAIDGEPIEGGWDRNLTNVALRPLWACWKALAAARDKREPLDLDLPERRVVLDEKGRILSVAPRERLDAHRLVEDFMIAANVAAAKALEAKKAPVMYRDHEPPSREKLVALKDYLATFDMEFALGQVVRPSTFNQILKRVTDDTIRPQIMEQVLRSQTQAYYAPANTGHFGLALGSYAHFTSPIRRYADLLVHRSLVGAYGLEAGKVEIDGAGRTGDIVPRTALTLEEGERMTAIGELISKAERRAMEAERDTVDRYVAAYLSTKVGELLDTRITGVQSFGFFATVEGFGGDGLVPVSTLGAERFRYDEKAQALEGEESGERYVPGMKIRLRLVEADPINGSLRFELEEGANHLPMRGPRGPRKGGRPIVGRRGRPGNIRHNGRRR; via the coding sequence ATGCCCCGCCAAAAAACCTCCGGTCTCCCGACCCGCGACCAGATCCTCGACTTCATCGTCAAATCCGAGACACCCGCCGGCAAGCGCGAGATCGCCAAGGCCTTCGGCCTGCACGGCGCCGCGAAGATCGAGCTCAAGGCCCTGCTCAAGGACATGGCCGACGAGGGGCTGATCGACAGCGGCCGGGGGCGCGCCTTTCACAAGATGGGCGGCATCCCCAAGATGACGGTGCTGCGGATCACCGACGTCACCGACGAGGGCGTCCCGCTCGCCGTACCCGAGACCTGGCATGGCGAACATGGCCCGCCGCCGCAGCTGCGGGTCAAAGAAACGCGCGGCCGCAAGGGCCCGGCGCTCGGCGTCGGCGACCGCATCCTGGCGCGGACCGAGGAAGCAGGGCGCGGCTGGATCGCCCATCCGCTCAAGAAGCTTGAGCGCGGCGAGGCGCTGCTGCTCGGTGTCCTGCATCGCGACGGCGACCGTTTGTGGCTGCGGCCCGTCGACAAGCGCGAGAAGCGCGACACGCTCGTCTCCGATGCGGGCGATGCGGAGCCGGGCGATCTCGTTCTGGCCGAAAAGGCGGGCCGCCCACCGCGCATCACCGCGCGGGTGACGGAGCGGCTGGGCGACCCCTTCGCGCCACGCTCGTTCAGCCTCGTCGCGATCCACAAATTCGGCATCCCCGACGCGATGCCGGAAACGGTGATCGAGGAGGCAGAGCTGGTCCGCAGGCTGCGGCTGGGAGCGGAGCGAGAAGACCTGCGCGACCTGCCGATCGTTGCGATCGATCCTGCCGACGCGCGCGACCATGACGACGCGATCTGGGCGATGCCCGACGATGACCCCGCGAACCGCGGCGGCTTCAAGGCGATCGTCGCGATCGCCGACGTGTCCTTCTACGTGCGGCCCGGTTCTGCGCTCGACCGCGAGGCGAAGAAGCGCGGCAACAGCGTCTATTTTCCCGATCGTGTCGTACCGATGCTGCCAGAGGCTCTGTCGGCGGGTATCTGCTCGCTGAAAGCGGGTGAGGACCGGGCGGCGATGGTCTGCCACCTCGTGATCAAGGCCGACGGCACGCTCGCCAGCTGGCGCTTCTCGCGGGCCGTTGTCCGGCTCGCCGCCAATATCGCCTATGAAGACGCGCAGGCCGCGATTGACGGTGAGCCGATCGAAGGCGGCTGGGATCGCAACCTGACCAATGTCGCGCTCAGGCCGCTTTGGGCGTGCTGGAAGGCGCTGGCAGCTGCGCGCGACAAGCGGGAGCCGCTCGACCTCGATCTGCCCGAGCGGCGCGTGGTTCTCGACGAGAAGGGCCGTATCCTTTCGGTCGCGCCGCGTGAGCGGCTGGACGCCCATCGGCTGGTCGAGGATTTCATGATCGCGGCCAATGTCGCGGCGGCCAAGGCGTTGGAGGCCAAGAAGGCGCCGGTCATGTACCGCGACCATGAGCCGCCGAGCCGCGAGAAGCTTGTCGCGCTCAAGGACTATCTGGCCACGTTCGACATGGAATTCGCGCTCGGGCAGGTCGTCCGGCCGTCGACCTTCAACCAGATCCTCAAGCGGGTGACCGACGACACGATCCGTCCCCAGATCATGGAACAGGTTCTGCGCAGCCAGACCCAGGCCTATTATGCGCCGGCCAATACGGGCCATTTCGGCCTTGCGCTCGGCAGCTACGCGCATTTCACCAGCCCGATCCGGCGCTACGCGGACCTTCTCGTTCACCGCTCGCTGGTGGGGGCCTATGGTCTCGAAGCGGGCAAGGTGGAGATCGACGGGGCGGGCCGCACCGGAGACATCGTTCCTCGCACCGCGCTGACGCTCGAGGAGGGGGAGCGGATGACGGCGATCGGCGAGCTTATCAGCAAGGCCGAGCGACGGGCGATGGAGGCCGAGCGCGACACCGTGGATCGCTATGTCGCCGCCTATCTGTCGACGAAGGTCGGCGAGTTGCTCGACACGCGAATCACCGGCGTGCAGTCCTTCGGCTTTTTCGCGACGGTCGAGGGCTTTGGCGGGGACGGCCTCGTGCCCGTCTCGACGCTGGGTGCCGAGCGCTTCCGCTATGACGAGAAGGCCCAGGCTCTCGAGGGCGAGGAGAGCGGCGAGCGCTATGTGCCCGGCATGAAAATAAGGCTGCGTCTGGTCGAGGCCGATCCGATCAACGGGTCGCTGCGCTTCGAGCTGGAGGAAGGGGCGAACCACCTGCCGATGCGCGGACCGCGCGGACCCCGCAAGGGTGGGCGTCCGATCGTCGGCCGTCGCGGACGCCCGGGCAATATCCGTCATAACGGGCGTCGCCGCTGA
- a CDS encoding energy transducer TonB, which yields MHATLGKQDFEDAHALFFDTPPARPAAATTTTVAAPLHHSVYGVDRRPNWGGILAIAALHLLALVALVKLDVIPMPKPKPAPLVVDLIAEPAPPAVVERPKPEPTIERPVESPVVAPPPIVQSVAVAPPPVMTSPAPPPPRPAPVAPPAAGPVSMANLEERMIEGEPPRYPIESRRKKEQGTVVLRLLIGTDGRVAQVTVAESSGFDRLDRAALEAARRWRWQPMLRDGVPVEVRGLMPIPFILRG from the coding sequence ATGCACGCGACGCTCGGCAAACAGGATTTCGAAGACGCGCATGCCTTGTTCTTCGACACGCCGCCCGCGCGCCCCGCAGCGGCCACGACGACCACGGTCGCAGCGCCCCTGCACCACTCGGTCTATGGCGTCGACCGCCGCCCAAACTGGGGCGGAATCCTCGCCATTGCGGCCCTGCACCTGCTGGCGCTCGTCGCCCTCGTGAAACTCGACGTCATCCCCATGCCCAAGCCAAAGCCCGCGCCGCTGGTTGTCGACCTGATCGCCGAACCGGCCCCGCCCGCAGTCGTGGAACGGCCCAAACCTGAGCCCACGATCGAGCGGCCGGTCGAGTCGCCTGTCGTGGCTCCTCCGCCGATCGTGCAGAGCGTCGCGGTCGCGCCGCCGCCCGTGATGACGTCGCCTGCGCCGCCCCCGCCCCGCCCCGCGCCCGTGGCCCCACCTGCGGCAGGACCCGTCAGCATGGCCAATCTCGAAGAGCGGATGATCGAAGGCGAGCCGCCCCGTTATCCAATCGAGTCGCGCCGGAAGAAGGAGCAGGGCACGGTCGTGCTTCGTCTGCTGATCGGCACCGATGGCCGGGTCGCGCAGGTGACGGTCGCGGAAAGCAGCGGCTTCGACCGACTCGACCGGGCAGCGCTCGAGGCGGCCCGCCGCTGGCGCTGGCAACCGATGCTGCGAGATGGCGTACCGGTCGAGGTGCGCGGGCTGATGCCGATCCCCTTCATCCTGCGCGGCTGA
- a CDS encoding Fe2+-dependent dioxygenase, with protein sequence MMIAIPGLLSGDALAQVRRLLSEADWIDGNATSGHQSALAKRNRQLPEDCEAARAAGSIILDALGASPLFVAAALPLKVFPPLFNRYGEGESFGTHVDNAIRLKRGTDFRIRSDLSATLFLAEPESYDGGDLVVEDTLGTHSVKLSAGDMILYPASSLHRVTPVTRGERLCSFFWIQSMVRDDGARSTLFDLDSAIQSVAADRGQSDDAVIRLTGVYHNLLRRWADA encoded by the coding sequence ATGATGATCGCCATTCCCGGTTTGCTTTCGGGCGACGCGCTGGCGCAGGTTCGCCGACTGCTCAGTGAAGCGGACTGGATCGACGGCAACGCAACCTCGGGCCACCAGTCGGCACTCGCCAAGCGCAACCGCCAGTTGCCTGAAGACTGCGAAGCGGCCCGCGCGGCAGGGTCGATTATCCTCGACGCGCTCGGGGCATCCCCGTTGTTCGTCGCGGCGGCACTCCCGCTCAAGGTGTTTCCGCCGTTGTTCAATCGCTATGGCGAGGGAGAGTCCTTCGGCACCCATGTCGACAATGCGATCCGACTGAAGCGCGGTACTGATTTTCGCATCAGGTCGGACCTTTCCGCGACGCTCTTCCTCGCCGAGCCGGAAAGCTATGACGGCGGCGACCTCGTCGTCGAGGACACGCTGGGCACCCACAGCGTGAAGCTCAGCGCCGGCGACATGATCCTCTATCCAGCGTCAAGCCTGCATCGCGTCACGCCCGTCACGCGGGGCGAGCGCCTCTGCTCCTTTTTCTGGATCCAGAGCATGGTACGCGACGACGGCGCCCGGTCCACATTGTTCGACCTCGACTCAGCGATCCAGAGCGTCGCGGCCGACAGGGGACAGTCCGACGACGCGGTCATCCGCCTGACCGGCGTCTATCATAATCTGCTGCGGCGCTGGGCCGACGCCTGA
- the def gene encoding peptide deformylase, whose product MAILPILETPDPRLRTKSLPVDQVDDDVRALIADMFETMYDAPGIGLAAIQVGVPKRILVIDLQEEEDAEGKPIRNPRVFINPELFDPSDEHNLYTEGCLSVPDQFAEVERPAVVHARWLDAQGNSHEERLDGLLATCLQHEMDHLEGILFIDHLSRLKRDMLLKKLDKARRTHAA is encoded by the coding sequence ATGGCCATTCTTCCGATCCTAGAGACGCCGGACCCCCGGCTGCGGACCAAGTCGCTGCCCGTGGACCAGGTCGACGACGACGTCCGTGCGCTCATCGCCGACATGTTCGAGACGATGTACGACGCTCCGGGGATCGGGCTCGCCGCGATACAGGTCGGCGTGCCGAAGCGGATCCTGGTAATCGACCTGCAGGAAGAAGAGGATGCCGAGGGCAAGCCCATCCGCAACCCTCGGGTGTTCATCAATCCCGAACTGTTCGATCCGTCGGACGAGCATAATCTCTACACCGAAGGCTGTCTTTCGGTGCCCGATCAGTTTGCAGAGGTGGAGCGGCCCGCGGTGGTCCATGCCCGCTGGCTGGACGCGCAGGGCAACAGCCATGAGGAGCGGCTCGACGGTCTTCTCGCGACCTGCCTCCAGCATGAGATGGACCATCTCGAAGGCATATTGTTCATCGATCATCTGTCCCGGCTGAAGCGCGACATGCTGCTCAAGAAGCTGGACAAGGCCCGCCGTACGCACGCGGCCTGA
- the recR gene encoding recombination mediator RecR — MSSPEIEMLTQALARLPGLGPRSARRAVLHLLKKREIALEPLLRALESVNLRLTDCHVCGNVDTSDPCGICADPRRDARMLCVVEEVADLWALDRSRLFPGRYHILGGRLSALDGVRPEDLTIDLLVSRVAAGGVDEVVLAMNATLEGQTTAHYIADRLESYPVRLTQLAHGLPVGGELDYLDEGTLAQALRARRPVS; from the coding sequence ATGTCGTCTCCCGAGATAGAAATGCTCACCCAGGCGCTTGCGAGGTTGCCCGGCCTGGGGCCGAGGTCCGCGCGCCGTGCGGTGCTGCACCTCCTCAAGAAGCGGGAGATCGCGCTCGAGCCGCTGCTGCGGGCGCTGGAGTCGGTCAATCTGCGCCTGACCGACTGCCATGTCTGCGGCAATGTGGACACCAGCGATCCCTGCGGCATCTGCGCGGATCCCCGCCGTGATGCGCGCATGCTGTGCGTGGTAGAGGAGGTTGCCGACCTCTGGGCACTGGATCGCTCGCGCCTGTTCCCCGGACGCTACCATATATTGGGCGGGCGGCTCTCGGCCTTGGATGGTGTGCGGCCCGAGGACCTGACGATCGACCTGCTCGTGAGCCGCGTCGCGGCGGGCGGTGTCGACGAGGTCGTGCTCGCGATGAACGCGACGCTGGAAGGACAGACTACCGCCCATTACATCGCGGATCGGCTCGAAAGCTATCCGGTGCGGCTGACCCAGCTCGCCCACGGCCTGCCCGTTGGCGGCGAACTCGATTATCTCGATGAAGGAACGCTGGCCCAGGCGCTTCGTGCGCGACGCCCGGTCAGCTGA
- the fmt gene encoding methionyl-tRNA formyltransferase, with product MRIAFMGTPDFAVPTLDALAVAGHEIVAVYCQPPRPAGRGKALSPSPVQKRAEALGLEVRYPVSLRDEQAQADFASLDLDAAVVAAYGLILPQPILDAPRLGCLNVHGSLLPRWRGAAPVQRAILAGDVETGVTIMQMERGLDTGPMLAILRTPIGRKTAGALTDELARSGAALMVDVLDKIEAYPPVVQPEDGVTYAAKIDKAEARLDFTRPAAEVERQVRAFNPAPGAWFEQDGERIRILACSIVEDAAAGASGEVLDDRLTIACGGGAIRPIRVQRAGKAAMATDELLRGFDIAAGTVIA from the coding sequence ATGCGCATTGCCTTCATGGGAACACCCGATTTCGCCGTCCCCACGCTCGATGCCCTGGCCGTTGCCGGGCATGAGATCGTCGCGGTCTACTGCCAGCCGCCCCGGCCCGCAGGACGCGGCAAGGCGCTGTCGCCATCGCCCGTGCAGAAGCGCGCGGAAGCGCTCGGCCTGGAGGTCCGCTATCCCGTTTCGCTCCGCGACGAGCAGGCCCAGGCCGACTTTGCCAGCCTCGACCTCGATGCCGCCGTGGTTGCGGCCTATGGCCTGATCCTGCCGCAGCCGATCCTCGACGCGCCGCGCCTCGGCTGCCTCAACGTGCACGGTTCGCTGCTCCCGCGCTGGCGCGGCGCGGCACCCGTGCAGCGCGCAATACTGGCCGGCGATGTCGAGACGGGCGTAACGATCATGCAGATGGAACGCGGGCTGGACACCGGCCCGATGCTCGCGATCCTGCGCACTCCCATAGGCCGCAAGACCGCAGGCGCGCTGACCGACGAACTCGCCCGATCGGGCGCCGCTCTCATGGTGGACGTGCTCGACAAGATCGAGGCCTATCCGCCGGTCGTGCAACCGGAGGACGGCGTCACCTACGCCGCCAAGATCGACAAGGCCGAAGCGCGGCTCGACTTCACGCGGCCGGCGGCGGAGGTGGAACGCCAGGTGCGCGCGTTCAACCCGGCGCCGGGTGCCTGGTTCGAACAAGACGGCGAGCGCATCCGCATCCTTGCCTGTTCGATCGTCGAGGACGCAGCCGCAGGCGCATCCGGCGAAGTGCTTGACGATCGCCTGACGATCGCATGCGGCGGCGGCGCCATCCGACCGATCCGCGTCCAGCGCGCTGGCAAGGCGGCGATGGCGACGGACGAGTTGCTCCGCGGCTTCGACATAGCGGCCGGCACCGTCATCGCATGA
- the truA gene encoding tRNA pseudouridine(38-40) synthase TruA, with product MTRFRLTVEFDGRPFMGWQRQAHGPSVQQAIEEAVTAITGESPPVHAAGRTDAGVHARAMVAHVDVDRPIAAFRLGEALNAHLRPAPVSILAVQEVADDWHARFSCIGRRYIYRIVNRRAPLTFERGLAWQLANPLDDHAMHAAAQALVGRHDFTTFRSAHCQAESPVKTLDRLDVRRAGDAIEIEAAARSFLHHQVRSMVGCLALVGQGRWSRDDLADALASADRSRLGLNAPPDGLYFVEAVYPD from the coding sequence ATGACCCGCTTCCGCCTGACCGTCGAATTCGACGGACGGCCCTTCATGGGCTGGCAGCGGCAAGCGCACGGACCGAGCGTGCAGCAGGCGATCGAGGAAGCGGTTACGGCGATCACCGGAGAAAGCCCTCCTGTGCACGCCGCCGGCAGGACCGATGCGGGCGTCCACGCCCGGGCCATGGTCGCCCATGTCGATGTCGACAGGCCGATCGCCGCCTTTCGCCTCGGCGAGGCGCTCAACGCGCATCTGCGTCCGGCGCCGGTGTCGATCCTCGCCGTGCAAGAGGTGGCTGACGACTGGCATGCGCGCTTTTCCTGCATCGGGCGGCGTTATATCTACCGCATCGTCAACCGGCGGGCTCCGCTGACCTTCGAGCGCGGACTGGCCTGGCAGCTCGCAAACCCGCTCGACGATCACGCGATGCATGCAGCGGCGCAGGCGCTGGTCGGGCGGCACGACTTCACCACCTTCCGGTCCGCCCACTGCCAGGCGGAAAGCCCGGTCAAGACGCTCGACCGTCTCGACGTGCGTCGTGCCGGGGATGCGATCGAGATCGAAGCGGCGGCGCGCTCCTTCCTCCATCATCAGGTTCGCTCGATGGTCGGGTGCCTTGCCCTGGTCGGCCAGGGACGCTGGTCGCGCGACGATCTGGCCGATGCGCTGGCGTCAGCGGACCGATCGCGGCTCGGGCTGAATGCCCCCCCGGACGGACTCTACTTTGTCGAAGCCGTCTACCCCGACTGA
- a CDS encoding APH(3') family aminoglycoside O-phosphotransferase, with protein sequence MPRREPCSPPALPSSLAPSVDGLFWHRDLVGESGCAIFCLTNPSGQPARYLKHAPEQHVGDLIDEYVRLQWLQARIAVPGIGGFVSLPVEAWLLTDAVGGCTAYELLTTGTMSERGAVVDAMADHLRRLHAIPPSDCPFTAGAELRLALAKRRMEQGLVDQDDFDEERQGETPEALWERLVRLAPSGTDQVVAHGDYSLDNLLFPSGQPVTCIDVGRLGLADRYQDIAIAWNSLGEFGRDLQQRFVRRYGIVDIDERRLEFHLILDEFF encoded by the coding sequence ATGCCACGCCGTGAACCCTGTTCTCCTCCAGCCCTGCCCTCCAGTCTCGCTCCCTCCGTCGACGGGCTCTTCTGGCACCGCGATCTGGTGGGTGAGTCTGGCTGTGCGATTTTCTGTCTGACGAACCCGTCCGGACAACCGGCGCGCTATCTGAAACACGCGCCCGAGCAGCATGTCGGCGACCTCATCGACGAATATGTGCGGTTGCAATGGTTGCAGGCTCGTATCGCCGTTCCTGGCATTGGCGGCTTCGTTTCGCTTCCCGTTGAAGCCTGGCTGCTGACCGACGCGGTCGGGGGCTGCACCGCCTATGAATTGCTAACGACCGGTACCATGTCCGAACGCGGGGCGGTGGTCGATGCCATGGCCGATCATCTCCGCCGATTGCATGCCATCCCCCCGAGCGACTGCCCGTTCACCGCCGGTGCCGAACTTCGTCTCGCTCTGGCGAAGCGGCGCATGGAACAAGGGCTGGTCGACCAGGACGATTTCGACGAGGAGCGCCAGGGCGAAACGCCAGAGGCGCTTTGGGAACGCCTCGTGCGCCTGGCACCATCGGGCACGGACCAGGTCGTGGCCCATGGCGACTATTCGCTCGACAATCTGCTGTTCCCGAGCGGCCAGCCGGTCACCTGCATCGATGTCGGCCGCCTTGGGCTGGCCGACCGCTATCAGGACATCGCCATCGCCTGGAACTCGCTGGGCGAGTTCGGCCGCGATCTGCAACAGCGCTTCGTGCGGCGCTACGGGATCGTGGACATCGACGAGCGGAGGCTCGAGTTCCACCTCATATTGGATGAGTTTTTCTAG
- a CDS encoding FKBP-type peptidyl-prolyl cis-trans isomerase translates to MFPLFLSLTIMTAVAAGPPASAQQPEVETIRIEDLESGAGAEARKGKTLVVHYTGWFYDPAKDERGRKFDSSHGGTPLSFRLGDGLVIKGWDDGLTGMRVGGVRTLIVPPSAAYGRKGKGPVPPDSWLMFEIELLDVK, encoded by the coding sequence ATGTTCCCGCTGTTTCTCTCCCTGACGATCATGACCGCCGTCGCAGCCGGCCCACCCGCCTCGGCACAACAGCCCGAGGTCGAAACCATCAGGATCGAGGATCTGGAGAGCGGTGCCGGCGCCGAGGCTCGCAAGGGCAAGACGCTCGTCGTCCACTATACCGGCTGGTTCTACGACCCGGCGAAGGACGAACGGGGACGCAAGTTCGACTCTTCGCATGGCGGCACGCCGCTCAGCTTTCGGCTCGGTGACGGACTCGTCATCAAGGGATGGGACGATGGCCTGACGGGAATGCGCGTCGGAGGAGTCCGTACTTTGATCGTTCCGCCCTCAGCCGCCTATGGTCGCAAGGGCAAGGGGCCGGTGCCGCCCGACAGCTGGCTGATGTTCGAGATCGAGCTTCTCGACGTCAAATAG